CTCTTGCCCTAAATTATCACACCTCTGATCATAACTAACCTTTCCATCATGCCAAGTAATATTTTTAGTCATTGTTTATCCCCTTTCATAGATAAAATAAACATAATATAAGTCCTTATAATAATCAAATAACCAATTATACCATAAAAACAAAGAACTCAACAAATTAAATCGAATCCTTTTAACCTTTTATTAATATTTTAGATCTAAACTATTAAAACCTAATTATATATTTTATATTATAGATATATTTAAAAAATATTTTTATAACTATATCAAAAATAAGAATCACTAGCAAAAACTGCAACTCTTATTCCCATTCGCCTTTCAGTTTTAATTATTAAAAATTTTCTAGTCTCTCATATATAAATCCCTAGTATATACTTTATCCTCTACATCTTCTAGCTCTTTACTCATCCTATTTGCTACTATAATACTTGGTAAGCTTTTAAATTCTGCTAAATCTCTTATCACCCTTGAGCAGAAGAATTTATCTTCTTCTAACGTAGGTTCATAAATAACTACCTCTATGCCTTTAGCTTTAATTCTTTCAATTACCCCCTGTATAGCTGAAGCTCTAAAGTTATCTGAACCAGTCTTCATTGTAAGTCTATATATTCCTACTATTTCAGGATTTTTCTTGATTATGACATTGGCAATATGATCTTTTCTAGTACTATTAGCATCTACTATAGCAGCAATTATATTATTTGGTACATCAGCATAATTGGCTCTAAGTTGTTTAGTATCTTTNNNNNNNNNNNNNNNNNNNNNNNNNNNNNNNNNNNNNNNNNNNNNNNNNNNNNNNNNNNNNNNNNNNNNNNNNNNNNNNNNNNNNNNNNNNNNNNNNNNNTGCTAAATATGTATTAGCAAATAATTTGATAGCCTCTGCTTCTGTGGAATCAGTAAATAAGATATCAATATCCTCTTTAATAGCACCTTCAGCTAATATATCTGCAAATTTTTCGGCTCGCTCAGACTTTTCTCCCATTACTATTCGCGACGGATATAAGTTATCATATAAAGCCTTTCCTTCTCTTAAAAACTCTGGTGAAAAGATGATATTATCTGCATTATATTTTTCTTTAATAGCTTTGGTATATCCTACTGGTATTGTTGATTTGATTACCATAACGGCCTGAGGATTTATCTCTAATATATCTTCTATTACAGCTTCTACTGTACTTGTATTGAAATAATTTTTCTCTGTATCATAATCTGTTGGGGTAGCAATTACTATAAATTCTGCATCTGCATATGCCTCTTCTTTATCTAAGGTAGCTGTTAAATCTAAATCTCTTGTAGCTAGATATTCCTCTATCTCTTGATCAACAATAGGTGACCTTCTATTATTAATCATATCTACCTTCTCTTCTACTACATCTAAAGCCATTACTTCATTATTTTGAGCTAATAAAACTGCATTTGATAAGCCTACATAGCCTGTTCCTGCAACTGCAATTTTCATATTTCATTTCCTCCCTATATACTTATAAAATTTAGCAATAAACCAATAGTAAGCAATTAATAAAAATTACTATCAATACATCTCAACATTATAATTTTAAAATAAAGTCTTGTTAAAAATAGTAATTTATTAGTTTGATTTGTATATAAACTTCCATTCTCCTAATTTACAGTATAAAATTAATATGCATTTCTATTAATAAACCCTTTAAATATTGTAAAAAACAATATTTTAAAATCAAATAATATACTATAGTTCTCTACATAATAAATATCATATTTTATTCTTTCAGAAATTGATGTATCTCCACGCCATCCATTAACTTGAGCCCAACCAGTAATTCCAGGAGGTACTTGATGCTTTACCATATACTTAGGTATCTCTTCTTTAAATTTCTTCACAAAAAATGGCCTTTCAGGCCTAGGTCCTACTAAACTCATATCTCCTTTCAAAACGTTAAACAACTGAGGTAACTCATCTAAACTAGTCTTTCTTATAAAATCTCCAAACTTTGTCTTTCTAGGGTCATCCTCTGTTGTCCATTTTGTTGAAGATACCTCTTCTTTCTGTACATCCATTGATCTAAACTTATACATACAAAATTCTCTACCATTCTCTCCTACTCTATTTTGTTTAAATAAAACAGGGCCTGGAGAAGTTAACTTAATTGTTATGGAGATAAATAACATTACTGGAGAGAAGATTATAAGTGATAATATAGATATAATTAGATCTATCACTCTCTTAATTGATTTGTTAATATAATTATCTAAAGGTACATGGCGCATATGTATTAAATGTAATCCATCCACTTCATCAATATAAGGATCAGAAGATATATATTGACTATAACTAGGAACCACTTTAGATCTAACTCCACATTTCTCACAAATATCAATTATATTATTCAATTCATCATATTCATCTAAAGGAAGAGCAATAATTACTTCATCTATTATATTATTATCGAGATATTTATTTAAGTTATTAATATTTCCAATTACAGGTACACCATTTATTTGATAGCCATTATCTTTATCATTATCAAATATTCCTACTACATTATAACCCAAATATTTATTACTAAAAATTTTTATTATAAATTCTTCTGCTAAATCTCCAGATCCAATTACAATAATATGCTTTAGATTAAATCCTTTTTGTCTTAATTTTCTTAATATAAGTCTAAGAATCAGCCGCTCAATAAAGGTTGTTAAAATTGAAATAATAAAAAATAGGAATAATACAAATCGCGAATAATGTATCTGTTTGCTAATAAATAATATTGTCACTAGTAATGAAAGACCTATAAAGTTTGCTTTAACTATATTTCTAAACTCTTTAAATATAGTCTTAGTTCTATAAGGGGTGTATAGACTATAAACTTTATATAAAATTAAATATATAGGTACTATAAATATTAATGACATTAGATATGCTTGAAAAGGAAGATGGTTTCCCTCAACATTAAAGAAACCACTCTTAAATCTTGTTAATATAGCCAATACTAAAGAGAAAGCAATAATTATACCATCTATTAAGACTAATATACTATTTAATATTTTTTGGTTCTCTTTAATCATAATTCAACCCCTCTCTGCCTATACTAATCAACAAATTTAATCTTGCTATTTTCTATTCCTTAATATCCTTTATATGCTTCTTCAACTAAATTAATAATTTTTTCTTTAAATTCGTCTCTACTAAATTTAAGTGCATGATTTCTTATTGTCTCACTATCATAACTATCTATATCTTTTTCAAATTCCTTAACTGCAGCAAGGAGGGATTCAACCTTTGCTTGATAAAAAAACTTTCCTGTTTCGCCATCTATAATCGTCTCTAAGACCCCACCTTTACCATAAGCAATTACAGGTTTTCCACATGCCTGTGCCTCTACAGGAGTAATGCCAAAGTCCTCTTCTCCAGGAAAGATAAATGCTTTACACTTCCTATAATAATTTCTAACTTCTTGATCAGATACTCTACCTTTGAACTCTATATTATCTCTAGCAATATTCTTTAAATTATCAAATTCACTACCATCTCCAATAATCTTAAGTGGCAACCCTAACTGATTAAAAGCTTTAATTACAATATCTATACGTTTATAAGGAACCAATCTAGAAACAACAAGATAAAAATCCTCACTTTTATCATTAGGAGTATAAAAATCTGTATTTACAGGTGGATAAATCACTTTAGATTCTCTTCTATAATGCTTTTTTATTCTTTTAGCTACATTATTAGAATTAGCTATAAAATAATCTACTCTATCAGCAGACACCCTATCCCAGATTCTAATATAATTCATAATAATAGATATTATTCCTCTAAAAATAGGATTCTTATCTTTTCGATAAAAATGATACATATCCCAAGCATAACGCATTGGAGTATTACAATAACAAATGTGCACAGTATCTGTATTAGTTATTATCCCTTTGGCAACTGAAGTCGATGAGCTTATAACAAGATCATATTCTGAAAAATCAAATTGTTCAACTGCTAAAGGCATTAAAGGCAGTAATTTCTGATAGTTAGTTTTACTAAAGGGGATTTTTTGAAGAAAGGAAGTTCTAATATCCATTTCTTTAAATTCGTCATCCATCTTATCTTCATTATATACCAAAGTATAGATAGGAGCAGTAGGGAATAAGCTATGTAAATAACTAATAACCCTTTCTGCTCCTCCCATATTAGTCAGCCAATCATGTACAATTGCTACTTTCATCTATTCCACCTCTAATTTTAGAAGAGTAGTTGTGGATCCTTTTGCTCCAAACCATGTAACTCCTCTATGAACCATATCAAATTCTAAATAATAAATTCCTGCTTTATCAGGAACTTGAACGATAGCATCTAAATTTAATACTTCTCCTGATTTTACTGTTTTGACAATAGGAGTTCTTAAACCATCATATAAAATTACCTCTTTTTTTTCATTGAGTATATGATAAGAAAGATTAATACTACTTTTTTTATTCTGAATCCAAGTCATAGCACTCTTATTCTTAACATCTAAAGCAATTTTGATCTTTTTCCCGGGCTTTGCTGTTACAGCAGTTTTATCTATCATAATGCTTGCATCATATTGCTTTAATTCTGTTTTATTATTTATATGATTAGTATTATTTTGATCTATACTATTATCTTTAGCATCTTGTAATTTCTTAGACTGCAAATTAGCATTTAGAATCATTAATCCAATAATTAAAATAGGCACTACTCCAAATACTAAAATTTTCTTAAATTTATCCATCTTTACACCCCAATTATTATAATATCTTATCATAAACTTCTAGAATATTCTTTATTGACTTCTCCCAAGTAAACTTTTTACTCCTTTTAACCCCTAATAAACTTAACTTTTCTCTTAATTTTTTTTGATCAAGCAAATCATAGATACCTTGTGCAATTGAATCCACTCTTTTAGGATCAACATAAATACCACTATCTCCAACAACCTCAGGTAAAGATGAGGAATTAGATACTACTACTGGTGTCCCACAACTCATAGCTTCTAATGGTGGTAAACCAAATCCTTCATATAAAGAAGGGTACACAAAAACCTTAGCTCCACTATATAAGGCTACTTTCTCTTTCTCGGGTAAATAACCTAAAAATAATACTTGCTTGTCCAAACCTAATTCTTCTACCTTCTTAAAAATGTCTTCATATAACCAACCCTTTTTCCCTACAATAACTAATTTTTCTTTAATACCTTGCTTTAATAAATTGTGATATGCTTCTAATAATCTTAATAAATTCTTTCTAGGTTCTATTGTACCCACATAAAGAATATAATCTTGATTAATACCATATTTTCGTTTTACTGCTTCTAGCTTTCTAATATCTTCAATTTTATTATAAGAAGGACTGCCAGGATAAATCACTTTAACCTTCGATTCATTAATATTAAACCTAGATAATATCTCTTTTTTCGTATTCTTAGAATCAGCAATAACTTTATTAGACCTTTTGATACTAATTGGAGCAAGAATTTGCTTTATCCTTCTACTCCCATAATTAAAAGTTTCCGGATACTTATAGAAAGATAAATCATGGATAGTTACTATAAAAGGAGTATTAATTGCTATAATAGGTGAACTATAATCTATAAAATGAATTAAATCATAATTTTTATAATTTCTTCTTAAAGGTATTTGTTCATATAAGATTCTATGATATCGATTACTACATTGTTTTATCTGAATATCTATATTATTAGACTCAATTTTCTTTTGTACTAATGATGAAATATCATATTTTAAATCTAACCTGTCAAGACTATTAATTAAATTGTAGCCATAATTTCCTATACCAGAGCTCTTCTCACTAACTAATAAAGCATTAATTAATATTTTATTCATATCCTCCTGCTTCCTTATATACTGTTAATAATTTTTCTGCTGATTTTTGCCATGAAAATTTTGCACTCTGCTTTAAACCCTGCTCTGTCATTCTTAACTGCAATTTTTTATCTTCTAAGATTTGTTTTATAACATTAGAAATATCATTGATATCATAGGGGTCAACTAATAAAGCAGCCTCACCTACTACTTCTGGTAAAGAAGATATATTTGAAGTAATTACAGGAGTAGCAGAAGCCATTGCCTCTAAAACTGGCATCCCAAAGCCTTCATATAAGGATGGGAAAATAAATAACTTGCTCATCTTATAAATTGCAGGTTTATCTATTTCATTAACATAACCAGTAAAAACTACCTTATCCTCTAAGGAATATTCTTTTACTTTATCAAATATTTCCTGATACATCCATCCCTTTTTACCTGCTAATACTAAAGAAATATCACCCTTTGCTTGTTGTTGATATTTTGCATAAGCATCAATTATTCTCCCTATATTTTTGCGAGGCTCTAGTGTCCCTAAATAAAGAATGAAATTTTTCGGTATATTATACTTTTCTCTAAGTTCCTTTGCTTTTCCTACTTTTAATTCGCTGGAATATAATTCATAATCAATTCCAGGATAAATTATTTCAATTTTTTCTTCATCAATAGCTAAATACTTCATTATATCTTTTTTAGCACTTTTAGAAATCGTAATAATCTTATCTGCTCTATTTATAGATCTCTGTAGTCCTTTTTCTAACCATCTGTAATTTTTTTTAGTCATAGTCTCTGGAAAAAGCTTATATACCATATCATAAATTGTAACTATAACCTTCCCCCTAATCTTAGGAGGAATGATATAATTGAAAAAATGAAAGATATCAGCTTTACTATTAACTATATAATTATATGATACAGGTAGATGGTTCCAAATTCTTCTATATAAACTATAAGGTAGTGTTTTATTGATTTTGACATCAAAATCTAAAGTTGATATCGACTTGTGAATATTATTTCTACCTAAAAAGTTAAAGGCATAGCCCTCAAATTCTAGTTCATTATCTGCTAAATTCTCTATTATATTCTGAGTGTACCAGCCAACTCCTGTTTTATTCTTTAGTGTAGACTGTATATCTAATCCTATTTTCATTTTATCACCTATAGCTTTTCTTTATTAACTGCAACTTCCTTCAAATATAATTGTTCTTCTAATTCTTTATTATTTATTTTGTCATATTCCATTCTTTTTAATCTATATAATAATTCATCATTTATTTTTCTATTAGCTGCTATAGCATCTGCTAAAAGTCCAAAAACTCCTAATTGAAAGCCAGCAGTTATTAAGATAGAGGCTAGAATTAGAGATTGAATATGTCCGTCACCTTGACCATTAAATAAAAAGTATAAATATCTAATACCAAGTAAAGATCCACTTCCAAAGGCAAGTGAACCTAAAATCAAGAAGACTTTTAATGGTCTAAACATCGAATAGGTTCTAATAATAGTAGTAGCTGATCGCTTTATGTAACCCCACATACTCTTAAAAAGACGAGATTCTCTCAATTTTTCATTGGTTCCTATCTTAACATTCTTGATTGCTGTCTTCTTTCTTCCCGCTTGGATTATTGTTTCTAGAGTATAGGTATATTTCGATAACACATTAAGATTCATAGCTGCATCTCTACTATAAGCTCTAAAACCACTAGTAGTATCTGTGACATTACTATTTGAGGCTAATCTAACAACCCAGCTACCTAACTTCTGTAGTTTCTTCTTAAGAAATGAGAAATGTTCAATACTATCTGTCTGTCTATCTCCAACAACTATTTCTGACTTGCCACTTAGAATAGGTTGTACCAACTTTTCAATATCTTGTCCTTGGTATTGGTTATCACCATCTGTATTAACAATAATATCTGCACCTAACCTAAGACAAGCATCTATCCCAGCCATAAAACCCTTAGCCAAACCTCGATTATTAGGAAAACTCACTATATGATCTATCCCTAGTTCTTTTGCTACTTCCACTGTTTTATCATGACTACCATCATTAATAATTAGATACTCTATCTCATCTATGCCATCAATTTTTTTCGGTAAATCTTGAAATGTTACTGGTAAAGTCTTTTCTTCATTATAGCATGGTATTTGAATGATTAACTTCAATATAATTCTCCCTTCTGTATTAATTGTCAAATTTCTTTTCAAACTTCAAAACAATCTTCTTCAAAAGTTTCTTTTTAGGCAACTTAAAGTAAATTTTTCTAGCAATTCTTTTTAATCTTAATTTAATATTGAATCTGCTAGGAATTTCTTCATCAAAATCAAAACTATTATAACTTACTATCTCTCTAGCTTCTTTCTTCCTCTTCATTTTTCTGGGATCCTTATCATAATGACCTAAAGAAATAAGAGCAATTGGATCATAATTGAAAGGGATATCTAGTAGTTTTCTTAGAAATGATTTAGTCGGCAGATGACATATCCAACAAGCTCCTATTCCCATTGAATATGCCTTTAATAGCATATTCTGAATTGAAGCTGATGCACTTTGAATATAATCCATATATTCTAAATTATCAATTTGATTATCATATAAGACTAAAATAGCAGTATCAATTTTTTTTAAAAAAGTTGCTGCACCTTTATCTAAGATTTTATTAAAAATTTTTTTGTTATTTATTACAATAAATTTAAAAGATTGCCTGTTACAAGCCGTTGGTGCCCAATTGGCTGCTTCAATTAACTTTAAAATTTCTTCCTTTGTTATAGGATTATCATTATATACTCTTATACTTCTTCTGTTTTTAATAGCTTCATCCAATTTCATTTATAATCCCCTCTCTTTCTTAATTATTATATTCTTTCTTAATAACAATATAATAATAGATATACTACCAAAAATTAATATTGAACTAAATGTAAATAAATTAACACCAAATCCCGTCATTATAGCAATATTTTTTGGATAGCCCATCATCATAAAACCTAAAGTCCATCCTGCCTCCATAGTACCAAAATTACCCAAGCCACTAACTGGTAAAATTGAGGTTAAATTAGAAAAAGTAGCTCCTAAAATTACTTTTGACAAATTAATATTATATCCGAAGT
Above is a window of Orenia marismortui DSM 5156 DNA encoding:
- a CDS encoding UDP binding domain-containing protein, with the translated sequence KDTKQLRANYADVPNNIIAAIVDANSTRKDHIANVIIKKNPEIVGIYRLTMKTGSDNFRASAIQGVIERIKAKGIEVVIYEPTLEEDKFFCSRVIRDLAEFKSLPSIIVANRMSKELEDVEDKVYTRDLYMRD
- a CDS encoding undecaprenyl-phosphate glucose phosphotransferase produces the protein MIKENQKILNSILVLIDGIIIAFSLVLAILTRFKSGFFNVEGNHLPFQAYLMSLIFIVPIYLILYKVYSLYTPYRTKTIFKEFRNIVKANFIGLSLLVTILFISKQIHYSRFVLFLFFIISILTTFIERLILRLILRKLRQKGFNLKHIIVIGSGDLAEEFIIKIFSNKYLGYNVVGIFDNDKDNGYQINGVPVIGNINNLNKYLDNNIIDEVIIALPLDEYDELNNIIDICEKCGVRSKVVPSYSQYISSDPYIDEVDGLHLIHMRHVPLDNYINKSIKRVIDLIISILSLIIFSPVMLFISITIKLTSPGPVLFKQNRVGENGREFCMYKFRSMDVQKEEVSSTKWTTEDDPRKTKFGDFIRKTSLDELPQLFNVLKGDMSLVGPRPERPFFVKKFKEEIPKYMVKHQVPPGITGWAQVNGWRGDTSISERIKYDIYYVENYSILFDFKILFFTIFKGFINRNAY
- a CDS encoding glycosyltransferase family 4 protein yields the protein MKVAIVHDWLTNMGGAERVISYLHSLFPTAPIYTLVYNEDKMDDEFKEMDIRTSFLQKIPFSKTNYQKLLPLMPLAVEQFDFSEYDLVISSSTSVAKGIITNTDTVHICYCNTPMRYAWDMYHFYRKDKNPIFRGIISIIMNYIRIWDRVSADRVDYFIANSNNVAKRIKKHYRRESKVIYPPVNTDFYTPNDKSEDFYLVVSRLVPYKRIDIVIKAFNQLGLPLKIIGDGSEFDNLKNIARDNIEFKGRVSDQEVRNYYRKCKAFIFPGEEDFGITPVEAQACGKPVIAYGKGGVLETIIDGETGKFFYQAKVESLLAAVKEFEKDIDSYDSETIRNHALKFSRDEFKEKIINLVEEAYKGY
- a CDS encoding glycosyltransferase family 4 protein, with amino-acid sequence MNKILINALLVSEKSSGIGNYGYNLINSLDRLDLKYDISSLVQKKIESNNIDIQIKQCSNRYHRILYEQIPLRRNYKNYDLIHFIDYSSPIIAINTPFIVTIHDLSFYKYPETFNYGSRRIKQILAPISIKRSNKVIADSKNTKKEILSRFNINESKVKVIYPGSPSYNKIEDIRKLEAVKRKYGINQDYILYVGTIEPRKNLLRLLEAYHNLLKQGIKEKLVIVGKKGWLYEDIFKKVEELGLDKQVLFLGYLPEKEKVALYSGAKVFVYPSLYEGFGLPPLEAMSCGTPVVVSNSSSLPEVVGDSGIYVDPKRVDSIAQGIYDLLDQKKLREKLSLLGVKRSKKFTWEKSIKNILEVYDKIL
- a CDS encoding glycosyltransferase family 4 protein, whose amino-acid sequence is MKIGLDIQSTLKNKTGVGWYTQNIIENLADNELEFEGYAFNFLGRNNIHKSISTLDFDVKINKTLPYSLYRRIWNHLPVSYNYIVNSKADIFHFFNYIIPPKIRGKVIVTIYDMVYKLFPETMTKKNYRWLEKGLQRSINRADKIITISKSAKKDIMKYLAIDEEKIEIIYPGIDYELYSSELKVGKAKELREKYNIPKNFILYLGTLEPRKNIGRIIDAYAKYQQQAKGDISLVLAGKKGWMYQEIFDKVKEYSLEDKVVFTGYVNEIDKPAIYKMSKLFIFPSLYEGFGMPVLEAMASATPVITSNISSLPEVVGEAALLVDPYDINDISNVIKQILEDKKLQLRMTEQGLKQSAKFSWQKSAEKLLTVYKEAGGYE
- a CDS encoding glycosyltransferase family 2 protein encodes the protein MKLIIQIPCYNEEKTLPVTFQDLPKKIDGIDEIEYLIINDGSHDKTVEVAKELGIDHIVSFPNNRGLAKGFMAGIDACLRLGADIIVNTDGDNQYQGQDIEKLVQPILSGKSEIVVGDRQTDSIEHFSFLKKKLQKLGSWVVRLASNSNVTDTTSGFRAYSRDAAMNLNVLSKYTYTLETIIQAGRKKTAIKNVKIGTNEKLRESRLFKSMWGYIKRSATTIIRTYSMFRPLKVFLILGSLAFGSGSLLGIRYLYFLFNGQGDGHIQSLILASILITAGFQLGVFGLLADAIAANRKINDELLYRLKRMEYDKINNKELEEQLYLKEVAVNKEKL
- a CDS encoding nitroreductase family protein, giving the protein MKLDEAIKNRRSIRVYNDNPITKEEILKLIEAANWAPTACNRQSFKFIVINNKKIFNKILDKGAATFLKKIDTAILVLYDNQIDNLEYMDYIQSASASIQNMLLKAYSMGIGACWICHLPTKSFLRKLLDIPFNYDPIALISLGHYDKDPRKMKRKKEAREIVSYNSFDFDEEIPSRFNIKLRLKRIARKIYFKLPKKKLLKKIVLKFEKKFDN